Genomic window (Zingiber officinale cultivar Zhangliang chromosome 2B, Zo_v1.1, whole genome shotgun sequence):
ATGAAGAGTATAGAAGAAACATATGAGCAACTGACCCATCATTCGAAATGCCTAAGATCCAAACTTACACATGACACAGTAATTAtaacttgggttcaattttatggTATTAAGATTTCTAAGAgttgaacctaacttaacctttaaAGGTATGTCCACTAGTATCCATCACCATGTCCAAAATCGGATCTTCACAACGGTGGCAGCCTCGGCAGTGGCGACCCTATCTCGCATGACAATCGTAAACTCCTAGACAAAACTCAACAGGCGAGGAGCAAATCATCAGCCAGCTCCGTAGATGAACTCTTCAACGGAGATGAAAGAGgagattagatttttttttttttttgagaaaagaATAAATGGTTCTGAGTTTTTTTCCCAGATGAACAGTAAAAAAAGAAAAGGGttattataagaaaaaaaatgaaaaaggataCCTGCTTTGgtccattttaaaataaataatttttttaaagataatatgTAGAATTAGATATGATGTTTGGTAAATAATAGAAGTTTTTTTTACTAGCGgagaaataaataaatttttttactttgatatggagattaaaaaaaaaacctgcaACAACTTTCCACTAAGAGATGCTCTTGGCGCCGGAGTTAAAGTCGCAATGAGCTCAACTCAATATTTAGCGCCGAAAGGCAACGAAGACACATGATCACATGTGGATTGGGTTTTTGTGCTTTGTCTTTTGGTCTTCTTCTCCCTCGGGTTCCCTTCGTTTGCATCTATAGCCCTCGTTCTTAAGCTACGAACGACCAAAAAAGTTGCCACCTCAAACACAGCCGACCTTTCATTGACTAAAAACTGAGCCATCGTTACCAGAGCGTAGGgctgttgaaaattaaactttattttttgttGATAAAATCTTATGGAAATAAAATAGTGATGTGGCAAGTCTTGACTAGAGATAGGATAGAGATAGAACTTGATGAATTGATAAGAGTTCGtggagataaaatttatttatttattttttttaaatatcatgattatctcatattagtgcttatccaataagcctataaatatgtacttcttttcACTGAATgaaacaagttgagttttctattttcttctactcctcttccacatagagttatttctcctcttccacattttttccttctataattcttttttcttctcccataatttctgtttccaacaaagtggtatcagagctatggctAATGGAGGTATGGTTCCCTTCCAAGTTCCAGTACTCAAAGCGAGTAATTATGACAATTGGAGTATCAAGATGAAGGCGCTTCTTGGAGCTCATGATGTTTGGGAAGTTATAGAAAAAGGCTACGTTGAGCCTCGTGATGACTCGACGTTATCTCCAACTGAAAAAGACAGTctgagagatttaagaaagagagacaagaaggctctcttcctcatttatcaagctttagatgaggaTGGTTTTGAGAAGATTTCAAGTGCTCCTTCAGCCAAGCAAGCAtgggaaaagctccaagtctcatatcaaggagaagaaaaggtaaaaaaggtacgacttcagacattaagaagtcaatttgatgctcttcgtatGAAAGAAGGTGAGTTAGTATCAGATTACTTTTCTAGAGTCTCTAccatttccaatcaactaaagagaaatggtgagaaactagaagaagtaactattattgagaaaattcttcgatcattggattcaaaatttgatagcattacaaccatcatcgaagagaccaaggatctacaagtcatgacgattgagcaactgctgggttcattacaagcccatgaagaaaagaagaagataaatgaagaaattactcaacaactcctaaagacgactcttcaaccgacaaagaaagatgaaagctCCAGTAATAATAGAAGTCAACGGGGAAGAGGTCGTGGATATGGACGAGGTCGTTCTAATGAGCAAGGATGGGTctccaacaacaacaatgaaagaggagaacattcaacaagaggacgtggaagagggtatacaaactcgaggtacgataaatctcaagttaagtgctacaattgtgacaaATTTGGACATTATGCAAAAGAATGTAGATCTCCCAAGAATAGAGTATATGAAAGAGTAAATTAtatggaagaaaggaaagaagaagatggcACCCTACTGCTAGcgtataaagataatgaaagagaagaagatacaatttggtatctcgacactggtgcaagcaatcatatgtgtgggaaaagaaacatgtttgtagagcttgatgaatcagttggtggtaatgtatccttcggagatgaatcaaagattgaggtaaaaggcaaaggtaacattctcatccgtttgaagaatggaaaacatgaatttatctcaaatgttttctttgtaccaaatatgaagagcaacatcctaagcttaggacaacttttggcaaaagggtatgatattcatctaaaagatggtatgctcatcttgaaagatcatattggttgcttaattgctaaggtgcctatgtcaaaaaatagaatgttcttacttaatattcaaaatgatgtcgtcaactgtctcaaagcttgttacaaagacatcacttggctatggcatcttcgatttggacatctgaatttcggaggactagaactgctttcaaagaaggagatggtgagaggactaccttacatcaaacatcctgatcaagtATGTGAAGCATGCCTACGTGGGAAGCAATTTAGAAGAAGTTTTCCAAAGGAGTCAAGTTCAAGAGCTCAAAAGCCTCTTGAACTTATACATACAGATGTTTGTGGGCCGATAAAGCcaagttcacttggtaagagtaattatttcattcttttcatagatgatttttctcggaaaacttgggtatacttcttgaagcaaaaatcggaggtcttcggcatattcaagaaatttaaagctacCATAGAAAAGGAAAGCGGTCTCGAGGTCAAAGCTATGCGTtctgatcgaggaggagaatttacctcaaaggagtttcaagaattttgtgaagccaacggaatacgacgacccttgacagttccaagatcccctcaacaaaatggagtggcggaaagaaagaatcgaaccatccttgacatggcaaggagcattctcaaaagcaagcggctaccaaaggaactttgggcagaAGCGGTTGCATGTGCAGTATACTTATCCAACCGATCACCAACAAGGAGTGTGTGGGGCAAGACACCACAAGAAGCATGGAGCGGAAGGAAGCCTGGGATTTCTCATCTAAAAGTTTTTGGAAGTATAGCTCACGTTCATGTGCCTGATCAATCAAGAAGCAAAttggatgataaaagtaagaagtttatttttattggttatgatactaactcaaaagggtataagctatacaatccagatactgggaagacaatcatcagccgagatgtcatatttaatgaagaagaagaatggaattgggaatctcaaaatgaagattacaacttTTTCCCGTGctttgaagaagaagatgtggagcAACTAAGGGTGGAGCAACCAAGGGTAGAGCAAACAAGAGAGGAGCCTACTACTCCACTAgtaacaccaacatcaagtactcaagagaatttatctgcatcaagatcaagttgctgatatttttaccaagccactcaaatttgaagacttcatcaaaatgcgatatttgcttggagtcacaaaatcaagtttaagagggggtgttgaaaattaaactttattttttgttGATAAAATCTTATGGAAATAAAATAGTGATGTGGCAAGTCTTGACTAGAGATAGGATAGAGATAGAACTTGATGAATTGATAAGAGTTCGtggagataaaatttatttatttattttttttaaatatcatgattatctcatattagtgcttatccaataagcctataaatatgtacttcttttcACTGAATgaaacaagttgagttttctattttcttctactcctcttccacatagagttatttctcctcttccacattttttccttctataattcttttttcttctcccataatttctgTTTCCAACAAGGGCTGTGTGTGTCTGCACTTTTTCTACTGCAATGCGTGGATTGAATGGTCACGTAAACCAAGGTTTAGGGGAGGAGGAGCTAAGCCCTGCCCCGTCACTAGCAGTAGCTTTTTTGTTTGTGCCctctttttccttctccccctttctcCAGCTCCGTCATCGTCTTGCGACTGCATGTCTCTATCTTCCTCCGTGACTCAGGGAGACAGAACAAAATAGAGGGAGGATTTGTGTTGGTGGTATTCTTGGGAGGATGAGGAGAGAAAATACAGTGGGCACATGCTCTACCGCTGTGGTTTTGCTCCGTGTCCAACAGCTGAGCAATGACAGCTGATGACCGTAATTCTCCATGACCAAAGCTGGTACTGGAAGAGCCTGAACAAGGATAAAGACTAAAGAGAGAGCAGCAGATTGTGTCGGAATCTTTGCCTTAATCATGCATTGCTCGAATGGGTTGCAGCCCCTATCGGATAGGCTGAGATTTAGCGTTTACTGCGAGGGATAATTGCcccaccttcttcatcctttctcTCTTTTTTGTTATAAGGACTGCTCGTGCAGCGGTTTGGTAGGTGGGAAGCCCATGGAACTCGACGAGCAGGGCTTCTTGGACGAGCTGCTCGGCCCCTTCTTCGCGCCCGGCGAAGCTGACGCCTGCTTCGACTGTTTCCAGCAGAGCCCCGCGGGACTCCTCCCTCCCTGCGCCGGCTACGATTACTGCCTGAGCGACGCAGTGTACTCTGCCGCGCCGGAGGTACAGTCCTCGGCGTTCGACGACGTCGAGCGCGGCCAGAGCTCCTGCAAGTCGgaggcgccgccgccgccgccgccggtcgccggGCTGAGGAAGACGAGGAAGACGAAGCTCGAAGGTGCGCCGTCAAAGAATCTAATGGCGGAACGACGGAGAAGGAAGAGGCTCAATGACCGGCTCTCCATGCTCAGGTCGATAGTCCCCAAGATTAGCAAGGTGGATTGCTTTTTCTCACTTTGGTTTACCTCGCTCGCCCCTCCGTCGAGTGTTCGATTAAATGCTCGTGAGAAAAACACGCAGATGGACAGAACTTCCATTCTCGGGGACACCATCGATTACATGAAGGAGCTACTCGACAGGGTCAAGCACCTGCAAGAGGAGATGATCGACCTCGCTCCGGAGCAAGACACTCGTACTCTACTGAACATCTTCAAGGAATTAAACTCGAAGGAGGTCTCGGTGAGGAACTCCCTAAAGTACACGCGCATTAATCCTGCGGCTCCGAATCTAACAGATCTTGGTGTGCATTAACGATCTTCCAGTTCGATGTCCAAAGAAGAGAGAACGATACGCGCATCGGAATCTGCTGCGCCGCCAAGCCGGGCCTCCTGCTTTCCACCGTGAGCACGCTGGAAGCTCTCGGGCTGGACATCCAACAGTGCGTGATGAGTTGCTTCAGTGAATTCGGAATGCAGGCATCTTGTCTGGAGGTACGTTTGCATTTTATGTAATTGACATCGTCAAGATTTTGTTCTACTGATCGATCCTCGATTCGAGCTGTAGGAGATGGATCAGAGGGCAGTCATGAGCGCTGAAGACATCAAACAAGCACTCTTCAGGAATGCAGGCTATGGAGGAAAATGCTTATAAGAGAAAATTGATATATTTAAGTTCATCTGCTAGCTGTGCAGTATTGTGACATAGTCTTGAGGAATATTTGCCTAGCTATCAGAAGATATATTCTGATAGGCCAGACAAGGATTTGGGAGAGGTGTGTCTTGCCCTTTGGCCTGGTGTTGAAGCAGCTACCTAATCCCATACATCTATCTATTTTATATTTTCTCTCTTTATGCTTCTCGGTCTCCATCTTTCTCCGTGCTAAGAACAAAACAAAGGTGTGATATAACCTGTCCCTCGTACATGCACCACCAATTCTTCATAGTTTTACTGCAAAAAAAGTAAATGATGCAAGGTATGAATTGATCTCTCCAGCTCCTTGATATCCATGTTTGTTTTTTCAGCGCATGatctcaaattttcaatttttactgCATCTattcaaaaaaatttcttaatttataccgtcaagattttgaaaaatatattaattttaatttaaaattctttagtcaatttagaattcaaaattgatccatggatctatatcatttaaaaatttaatatttttcaaactaagagaattataaaaatatgtaacattaattatttaatattattctTATAAATCTTATAATAAATTTGTGATAAATTATAACATATGAGGGCAtagatatattaaataaatttccatgggtacattaattttataattttagttcaagtgatttaaaattttctaagtcttattAATGAATTTTGTCTATATTTAAATTTGAGATGATAAATTAAGAATATTAAATTTTCCAATGTGCagagtaaaaatttaaataaaagagaaattgtACATTTTGatattacaaaagttaattaagtacgtaaaataattttttttgaaatttatatGTGCAGTAATGTAAGATGACTTTGTAATTATAATAAAATCGTAAAATTAGTTAAGAAATGAGATTATgagaagagttttttttttaaaagtatatatttattagaaattaatttcttATGCTATTGTCATCTTCTAATTAACTGGACAGTAAATTGACTTTGTAAGCTTGTGACGAAAGTGGTAAGTTTGAGATGGGTAGAACCCGATAGCTCAGAGCAAAGACATGAATGATGTGCCCGAACTGTGCCCTTGCTGTCTTGCCCCTGTACCTAATTCCATTTTCCACACAGTGTAGCAAAGTTAAGGTCTACAGATTCTCTAAGGACAGTAATCGATTTAAATCAGAGCCCGGCCTGGGCAGTCGCTGCATGCCGAAGGCTAGAGATGTTCGGCTTGTGAGCGCCGTGCATTGCAGACAACTGAGCGCCTGTCGCCAAGGCATGCAGCTTTTCCAGGACAGCGATGGACAATGGATTGCTTCCCCTCTAATAGTTTGCAGCTATAGctgaaaaggaaattggtttgcCCTTCAGTGATGAATCAAAAAGGCAATTGATTGAACAACACATTCTGGTGTCCACGGCACTGAGTGGTTGCGCTAATAAATTTGAGATTTTTAATagatacaaaaatattttgttaggtGTCCGATCTACCTCATATAAAGGGCACTGTAATAAGACAAGTGGGGTTGGTGACACTGTGCTATGAGTGAAATTATATTTTGCTTTAATAATACTAATGTGTTAACCTCAAGATAATGGTGCAGTGGTAGACTATTTTCTTAATTTCTCAAATATATAAGGATTGAATTTCAGTTTTGATAAATTAGAGGATAAATTTTTCTTAACAAATGATTGACTTAAAAATATTAGGTTGATGGAACACCCACTACGagtatttttgatttattttgatgaacGATGAAAAATTTTCGTAGGATCATACGTTGATCACTATAGAATTAATCAGCGTGAATTAaatatatgatataattttaaaaataaaaaatataataataataataataataatcacgtGTTCATAATAATTTTATATAGGATTCTTTTTCTTCACTTAACTCGCCgaaggatttttttttctaattcatTTACTCCCCGATTCATTtactaaataaatttttaaaatagtttatacAGCCGATCTTCAAAATATTTATTCCATTTAGTAttcaaattctaattttttttttagtgtttttTTGAGTATTTTACCATTACACTATATCCGTAGATAAAACGTAACGGTAAAACAAACGGTAAAACTCTAGTCTCTcttactatttatttatttatttttaccttTATCCATGGATTTAAATCCTGTGGGGCCCTCAAAGTCTGTTAGTCAAGATATTTTGATGGTAAAAAATAGCTCTAATTCGTATATGATATGGTATAATCAGGATGGGCAGCCGAGTACTCCCTGGTTATTGATGAGTGAGAACTCCTCATGTTCTCCATACCAAGTAGAAACAATTCCTTGCTCAAGATCAACACGCAATTAGAGGCGTTAGTCTTGTTCCGACAAAGTCCCTTCAATGGTTAAATGAGATTTTGAAAGTAGAAAGAATTAGAGGAATAGATAGTTGTATGAGAATTAACATACCTCGTCTTGTATTATCGACTTTCTTTTATAGTTCTTTATATGTAACAGTTCGCATTATGACATTAATATTCTCCTTATGCAAGATTCACCGATAATGGTTATTATTTATCTCGCCGTTTAGCAACTCTCCTTCTTAAAAACTTTATTAGGGTGTGTCTGATTGATATTATCTTTGATAATCTTGATTATTCATCCAAACTGATCAATAAAAATcctgtttgatttaggtaatcgatgattctccAGTAATATTTCATGTTTGATACATCAACAAAAGGGACATGCAACCCGGAATTAGGAAACTTtggaaaactaaggtttttctttatCCCGAgtttaacgaatttttttttaccaaaaataccctaagagaaaaatgtaaaaaaaaatagaaaaaatgtaaaaataaaaaaacataaaaacattaaaaaggaaaaaaatagaaaaacgtttaaaaaaattaaaaaaaatgttaaaaaaataaaaaaaattcgtaaaaaaaaataaataaaacaacgtaaaaaaattttaaaaaaacataaaatagaaaaaacatataaaaaaataaaacataaaaaatagaaaaatagaaaaaaaaaattaaaaaacttaataaaatttaaaaaacaagaaaaatgtaaataaaataaataaaaaatgttaaaaaaaaattaaaaaaaaatacataaaaaaataaagaaaaatgtgaaaaataaaaagtaaaaaaaacatataaaaacgtagagtttaataataataataataatattattattattattattatattatgattaattttgtaatacagtaaaattttaaattaggttattcattaaaaccttccaataaataaatttttattacattatctatattgaaccaaataatatttggttatgttttattcccaataattttgattatatataataACTTGAATCAAATGCACCCTAAAAATTATCCTTTATCTATAACAGCTAATGTTCACCATTAATTGTATTTATTATGTTGCTTACTTCGCCCTTCCTTCTTGAGTGCTAATCAATCTTTATTCGTCTCTGAGCCTAATTTTTTAGTACAGGATCTTAGAGTCGGGCACTTCTTGTGACTCCGAGTCTATTCCGAGTATCAAATTCTAAGACCGGGGCATACAGGACTTTGATCTTGATTTACAAGCCCTCACTTAAAAAACCCCTTAAATAACAATAGAATTATAATTACATCGCTAATTTGATTGTTTtaaccaaaatcatatttaatctatttaattTAGCAATAGAAATAAATTCTCGCCACTCAATTAGCGACTGAAATTTAATTCTATCACTACGTTAGCGATGAAAATTTAATCCCGTCGCTAATTTagtgatgaaaattaattttgttgttatttcaatgacattatttaattaagttgttgAAATAGTGATGAAAATTTAATTCCTTCACTATTTCAATGACAGAATTAAATTTCCATCGCTAATTTAATGAATTCTGGATTTACTGACCTGATTTTTTTTCCCTATCTCattgatctctctcctctctatctGATTGTCAGTGTCATCTTCTCCGACATGCGATCTACTCTCTAAAACACAGGTAATCctcttccctctcctctcctctccctcccCACCCATCTTCGATCACGACCACGGTCTCTCGTCGAGGTTGTGAGGCCGACCACAACCTATGCAAGCTCTGGCTGCGGACTCTCACCCAACCGTGAGTTTGGCCAGTTGCAAGCTAGGCCACAGTCTCAGCCCTGGCCGTAAGCAAGGACGCAACCTCAGCCCTAGCCACGAACTTGTCCGTCCTCAGCTTGGCAGGTCGTGGGCTTGGTCGTGGCCTCACCTAGCCCTTGCTGTGAGCTTGGCTCGGACCGCAAGCTCAGCCCCGGGCTCAAAGATTGTTGAATTGGTCAGGGGTCAGGTGGGTGTGAAACTCCGGTATTTGATTATTGTTTATGCACACTTGTATTTGATTGTTGACTTCATAATATTGGAATGTGCATGATTCTCTATTTGGTGTTGTGTGTGTAGGCTTTGGTGTGCATTTTCTTTGGAGACAATCTAGTTTCTTTGTGCATCGACTTTAGGTATATCGATCATGAATGGTTATTTATTAATAGTATTatgttttaatgatttaattaagcTTAAGTTTAAACTAtatgcatgtttagttttacacaTTTGTTGATTCTTAGGTGTCGATTCTGCTGACTTCTTGTGGAGAtagaatgcttagcagatggaattcagcTCGTCCATTTGCTACGAAGTCTGCTTATTTCTACTTGGTGCATTGatactctttttttttcatttccttgtgGGTCTTGGGGAGCTACAagaccatatttcataattaagataatttcaaaatctattttaaaaaatacctctatctaGCATTTCCATTGTgggaagtctccctcgaacttcaaTGGATAAATGTTTagtccgaccatcgtctttgtACTTCAGTCAGCGATAATCCCTTCTCAAGTGGTTGGATTCTGATACCACTCATTGGTTTAGCGGGGGTCGACAAgatggggtgaattgcctgtataaTAAAAACAAACCTTTCCTAATCTCTCGACTCAAATTAGTCGCAATCGCACAATTATAACACctcaattgaacaactataaaataaattaactgttggtgcaaccttaggtcaaggttgacttggttgacccgactcgagttgtattttgatgtttgacgagaatagaaaagttgtatcttgatgtttgacaagaatacaaacttgggagattgcgggtgcaaccttcggtcaaggttgacctggttgacccgacttgagttgacttgattcggtaaagtccaagtatggagacttggcacggaaaagtccaagcagggagcttggcacgggaaaagcccaagtatggagacttggcacggaaaagtccaagcagggagcttggcacgagaaaagaccaagcagggagcttggcacgagaaaagaccaagcagggagcttggcacggggaaaagtccaagtatggaagcttggcatgggaagttagagagggctcggtagctcgttctccggactaggtcagagagggctcgggagctcgttctctggaccggatgaagtcggagagggctcggtagctcgttctccggactaggtcagagagggctcgggagctcggtctctggacctgacgtggaagtcgaagagggctcggtagctcgttctccggactaggtcagagagggctcgggagctcgttctctggaccggatgaggaagtcggagagggctcggtagctcgttctctagaccgggaaggctttaggtttaaggctgggaaattggatcggtctgcagaccgatccagtgatactatgggttatctgatcggtctggtgaccgatcagtaaccaaacagtggctcactgtaaggtatctgatcggtcactagaccgatcaggaaacgatcagacgatcaggaggcagaaaaaggtagggggatcggtctgtggaccgatccacctatagcctgatcggtccacagaccgatcaggcttcgaagccaactctcacagagagttggttgatcggcctggggaccgatcagcctagggcctgatcggtccacagaccgatcagggtcctcctggaccgatcaggatggagcctgatcggtccaggcttagccgttgtgactcaacggctagatttctggattcttctttgtcttcttcgcaggtgcaggatataaggcCGCTACAGTAGAAGAAGGTGAGACAACGCTTGCTGACTACGGTTCTTGCTCcgacgatctgagctttgttgagctctccactgctgaagcttcgtgtgagcttccatcggctggttttctagctgctgttgttggatccgtgaagttgctgcttcatcaacggactctaGTAAACAACGAGAagacaagcaaacttggtagggtgtttttacattcatattgtccattgttttcttgctctatcttgtactcctttattgctgttgcaaaagagtttgtggcgaggtttctccacccagaaggagttgttgttagccggttttccggggtctcatccaccgacggattgataggcttcgtccaccttacggacacgccgaggagtaggagtatcatctccgaacctcgttatatcgtcgtgtttgaggtttgatcatcttcactttcgtttctactctttatttccgctgcgctaactcaaattgtaggaagaaacgtgaatttggggtcggttattcacaccccccctctctagccgctatccgaaggtcctaacattaACAACTTAAAGGAAAGAGacaaaaagagttacttggttacaacctaggtggttgttaatccaagacaaataaaagtacaaaaaaaaaatctccttcattgaaggcggagaagcctcttacactcattgaatGCTCATAAAGTTACTAGGAAATTAATAAGACTATTTCCTAGGTTagggggtctttttatagcccctgaaaaactcTATcaatagcttgaaggcgcctccaaagaggTCCAAGGCGTCCTCCATCggataagttttatccactgtggataaaactctatccgcgaCTAACAActatctgaaggcgccttcaaaggctagAAAACGCCTTcttactgttcatcgaaggtgccttctaaGCCATGAAATGTGCCTTTCaagaggcattgaaggcgccttctagtccatggaaggtgccttccacagggCAACTTAGATCAATAATTGATTGCTTCGCATGAGTGATTCTCTGGCTAACCggagttgagttcacccgaacccaactctaacCTTCTTCTCGAatagtcttcctccccggcttctcgtttTTTGGACCGccgcacacgtccttctcgtccgccggtgtactcttctatagcattttgtccttcggatgcaccgaatcCGTCGACTCCTTTCTTGTGTCATCTTCTCGCTAactacgtcttctgctcgacttcttgtgttcctaaactcctgcacactttgaaacaaggatcaaatacaacaggagctaacTGAACTTGGTcgattacatcaaaacaaccacgaggtACTAATACTATTTATCAACTGCAGTCGCTTGACtcgcctttgacccaccaggccttcccgccagttgtcaagTCCACAGAC
Coding sequences:
- the LOC122045282 gene encoding transcription factor bHLH93-like, producing the protein MELDEQGFLDELLGPFFAPGEADACFDCFQQSPAGLLPPCAGYDYCLSDAVYSAAPEVQSSAFDDVERGQSSCKSEAPPPPPPVAGLRKTRKTKLEGAPSKNLMAERRRRKRLNDRLSMLRSIVPKISKMDRTSILGDTIDYMKELLDRVKHLQEEMIDLAPEQDTRTLLNIFKELNSKEVSFDVQRRENDTRIGICCAAKPGLLLSTVSTLEALGLDIQQCVMSCFSEFGMQASCLEEMDQRAVMSAEDIKQALFRNAGYGGKCL